One part of the Ciona intestinalis chromosome 5, KH, whole genome shotgun sequence genome encodes these proteins:
- the LOC100175854 gene encoding surfeit locus protein 6 homolog: MAVAQDSVATPGEQQDVITKLNLYFKSVVDMIPSDAYFTKITDANKRHKKDKDIDAEDKIPASQVKAMVKRRKLNPKLMKSTSQMMEMESSEEEEDTAPPQKKKIIKKEGSGDDPSSITDLQKKLQERISDIKSQRNSKNRTPEEQEAIRIRRKQERKRYKQKKMQKQIKLKGDEKETAQVEKTLVKKEEKKPVRDKNGKVVFSKFDFGQADEKEKKNKKKKDLPTGKNYEVLLNKVKVKKENLEKLKEENPAKASEVVAKEGWSNAMAKAEGIKLKDDPALLKKSIKRKQSIKNQSAKKWKEREDKVKEQMDKRQEKRKNNIDKKRDRKKNLSKGKKGKKGAPGF; this comes from the coding sequence ATGGCTGTAGCCCAAGACAGTGTTGCCACTCCTGGGGAGCAGCAGGATGTCATTACAAAACTGAACTTGTACTTTAAATCAGTAGTTGACATGATCCCCAGTGATGCTTACTTCACAAAGATAACAGACGCGAATAAGCGACATAAAAAGGACAAAGACATAGACGCGGAAGACAAAATACCTGCGAGTCAGGTAAAGGCGATGGTAAAAAGGAGAAAGCTTAATCCTAAGCTGATGAAGTCTACGAGTCAGATGATGGAGATGGAGAGTAGTGAGGAGGAAGAGGATACCGCTCCTCCTCAGAAGAAGAAGATCATAAAGAAGGAAGGATCAGGTGATGACCCAAGCTCCATCACTGATCTTCAGAAGAAGTTGCAAGAGAGGATAAGTGATATCAAATCTCAAAGAAATTCAAAGAATCGGACTCCAGAGGAACAGGAAGCCATCCGGATCCGGAGGAAGCAAGAGAGGAAGAGATACAAGCAGAAGAAAATGCAGAAGCAGATCAAATTAAAGGGAGATGAAAAAGAGACCGCACAGGTCGAAAAAACACTtgttaaaaaagaagaaaagaagCCAGTCAGAGATAAAAATGGAAAAGTTGTTTTCAGTAAATTCGACTTTGGGCAGGCGGatgaaaaagagaaaaaaaacaagaagaaaaaagaTCTTCCTACTGGTAAAAATTATGAAGTCTTGCTCAATaaggtaaaagtaaaaaaagagaaCTTGGAAAAGTTAAAAGAAGAGAACCCTGCTAAAGCATCAGAGGTAGTTGCTAAAGAAGGCTGGAGCAATGCTATGGCAAAAGCAGAAGGAATTAAACTAAAGGATGATCCTGCTTTGTTGAAGAAGTCAATAAAGAGAAAACAGTCTATTAAAAACCAGAGTGCGAAGAAATGGAAAGAGAgagaggataaagtaaaagaACAGATGGACAAACGACAAgaaaaacgtaaaaataatattgataaaaaaagggACCGAAAAAAGAACTTATCAAAgggaaaaaaaggaaaaaagggGGCTCCAGGATTTTGA
- the LOC100186040 gene encoding mitochondrial Rho GTPase 1, producing the protein MWKDIHILLLGEPKVGKTSLILSLVGEEFPEDVPDRVEEITIPGDVTPEKVPTHIVDFSEKEQGEYQLCEEIAKANVVCLVYDLADLTTLEKIKERWMPLIKDCSMHESMLPIILVGNKSDLISDSKMYEVIPIMNDFPEIETCIECSSKTLNNVSEMFFFAQKAVLYPTAPLYSPQDGDLKPESKIALVRIFKLFDKDNDGVLNDDELSYFQKICFSTPLAMQALQDVKNVVKKNCPDGIVDDSLTCDGFLYLHLLFVQRGRHETTWAVLRKFGYNGLLQINEDYLRPDLPPAPADTIPQLTMDARKFLNEVFSKYDKDEDGALNPMEMDDLFSVFPYEPWGSEVLNTVCTNSKGWITRAGFLSQWMLTTFIDAPRTLEYLGYLGYSALLDCASQAEAIHFTTNSTTHATDENNRDIFTCKVIGVRGVGKSAFLQGLLETSENTKKSKHSQVSVFAVNEVQVKNLSPVYLLLHEVDVSDLLAAGEGSFLCDVVCLLYDSTDADSFQCCVEVHKQFVVGSSVSCIVIATKADGKAVKQRCALQPVDFCLQNSLPPPIAFSSRQKSSTSVYETIAEMAAVPKSSTEHQTSALGIILKIGITTAILAGLGYGLYKYSNTFKKPNFLKS; encoded by the coding sequence ATGTGGAAGGACATACATATCTTGCTGTTAGGCGAGCCCAAAGTGGGGAAAACGTCGTTAATCTTATCTCTCGTCGGCGAAGAGTTTCCCGAAGATGTTCCAGATCGCGTAGAAGAAATTACCATAcctggtgacgtcacaccggAGAAGGTACCAACACATATCGTAGATTTTTCCGAGAAAGAGCAAGGCGAATACCAACTATGTGAAGAAATTGCTAAAGCCAATgttgtgtgtctggtgtatgatCTTGCAGATTTAACAACACTGGAGAAAATCAAAGAAAGGTGGATGCCATTAATCAAGGATTGCTCAATGCATGAGTCAATGCTTCCCATTATTCTTGTTGGAAATAAATCGGACCTGATTTCTGACTCGAAAATGTACGAAGTTATTCCTATTATGAATGACTTCCCTGAGATTGAGACGTGCATTGAATGCTCATCTAAAACACTGAATAATGTCAGTGAGATGTTTTTCTTTGCACAGAAAGCTGTTCTGTACCCAACAGCACCTTTATATTCCCCCCAGGATGGTGATTTAAAGCCAGAAAGCAAGATAGCTTTGGTGcgaatatttaaactgttcGACAAAGACAATGATGGGGTGTTAAATGACGACGAACTAAGCTACTTCCAAAAAATCTGCTTCAGCACTCCCCTTGCCATGCAGGCCTTACAagatgttaaaaatgttgttaagaAGAACTGCCCTGATGGAATAGTGGATGATAGCCTCACATGTGATGGTTTCCTCTACCTGCATCTGTTGTTTGTTCAAAGAGGCAGACATGAAACAACATGGGCTGTACTGAggaaatttggatataatgGTCTTCTCCAGATTAATGAAGATTACCTTCGTCCCGATCTGCCGCCTGCTCCAGCAGACACGATCCCACAGCTCACAATGGATGCAAGAAAGTTCCTTAATGAAGTTTTTTCCAAGTATGATAAAGATGAAGATGGAGCATTGAATCCGATGGAGATGGACGACTTGTTCTCTGTCTTCCCATATGAACCGTGGGGATCAGAAGTCTTAAATACTGTATGCACTAACAGCAAAGGCTGGATCACAAGAGCTGGATTTCTGTCGCAGTGGATGCTAACTACGTTCATTGATGCTCCTCGTACTTTGGAGTACTTAGGGTACCTTGGATACTCGGCTCTTCTGGACTGCGCGTCACAGGCAGAGGCAATTCACTTCACAACGAACAGTACTACGCATGCCACTGATGAAAATAATAGAGATATATTTACATGTAAAGTGATTGGTGTCAGAGGCGTTGGGAAATCTGCTTTCCTCCAGGGGCTTCTAGAAACAAGTGAGAATACAAAGAAATCCAAGCACAGCCAAGTGTCTGTGTTCGCAGTAAATGAGGTACAAGTGAAAAACCTTTCACCTGTCTATCTTCTTCTGCATGAAGTTGATGTTTCTGACCTCCTTGCAGCAGGAGAAGGTTCATTTCTCTGTGATGTAGTTTGCTTGTTGTACGATTCCACTGATGCCGACAGTTTTCAGTGCTGTGTTGAAGTTCACAAGCAGTTTGTGGTTGGCTCTTCCGTCTCCTGTATTGTAATTGCCACCAAAGCTGATGGTAAAGCCGTGAAACAAAGATGTGCGCTTCAGCCAGTGGACTTTTGCCTCCAAAACAGTCTTCCCCCTCCCATAGCTTTCTCTTCAAGACAGAAGAGCAGCACGTCAGTGTATGAGACAATTGCAGAAATGGCTGCCGTTCCAAAATCCTCAACTGAACATCAAACTTCTGCACTTGGAATAATTCTAAAAATAGGAATCACAACCGCTATACTTGCAGGTCTGGGATACGGCCTGTACAAATACTCAAACACTTTCAAGAAACCTAATTTTTTGAAGTCCTAG